A segment of the Desulfitobacterium dehalogenans ATCC 51507 genome:
GATAAACGTAGGCGCAGGCCCTATCTCTTTCATCTAAGCCAGGTAGCTTCAATTTAGTTCTATTTCCTGATTGACAACTAAGTGTGCCTCAGGCTGATTAATGGTTATGGTGATTTTCTTACTGGTCTTCCACAATTCATCTTTACTATCCATTTCGAAACCTACACCCATTCTGCCTCCATTATGAAAACTTCCTCTACTTCCAACCTCAAGCACTTCTCCATGTTCATTCGTAATTTTCAGTCCTGAGGAATAGTAGTTAAAGTGATCTACAAAGACAGTCTCCGGGGCCATGATAATATAGGGCAGCTTGTTTAGAAGCTTTTGGGGCGGCTCCACAATCTCCAGTTCCAGCCAACTGGTTGGATCGATACTCGATAATCTGACCATACCGTCTTAGAAGGCTACTGCCGGGACCTGCTCCTCAGTAACCTCGATTTGGCCTTCTTTACTTACATAAAATGACCAATCTACAGGTATATTTATGACCTCAGAGGTTTTGAATTGGATAGCTCTGATATCCAAGGATACTTTACCTGGCCACTGGTTCAATGGTTGAGCAGAGAAGATAAACTTGAAGGAATCCGGAGCATCACCAGGAACAATGGATTCATAACTAAGTCCTGCAACTTGCCCGTCAGACCTTATAAAACCTTCAGGGATGATCCAGTTGGAAACGGTTAACGTAAGTTCCTGTGCCGGAACCGGAGTATGATAACCCATAAACACCATGATCTGATGATATCCCTCCGAAGAGACACCTCCCCACCTTTTACTTAAAGGCTCCATAGATAAATTATTTCTGGCATAGTCTTCGGGAGGTATATCAATAACCCTCTGCGACGCCATCAAATAGTTTTGGTTCGTTCCGTGACCGTATAGAGCACATAGGTATAAGACGGGGTATACCACACCTTTTCAAAAGTCACTATGGCCTCTGTGTCAGGGATAGGCTTGGTTATATTGATATCCACAACTTGCCCTGACTGTTAAGCCCTCTGCCAGGTCATATTCACCCGATAGTCGCAAAAGATAGCCAAAGATCGGCTCCCTAAGTTCTATATACATTTCTTTCAGGTTTCTCATCGCAGCATCACCCAGACCACCGCCTTTCTCTTGCTTCTACCTACTTAGTAAGAAAGCGTTGTCGTTTATTACAGAAAAAAATAAAAAATATACAAAACGGCGATAAACTCTAAAGGTTTGATCGCCGATAAAAATCTGTATATCCTAATGCCTATAATGAATTCCCTAATAGCCGACCTCCACAGCCTTTATTTGATCGTAAAGGCTCTGATTCACCGGTGTAGTAATCCCATACTTTTTCCCCAGTTCTATGACTGTACCAGCAAAAAGCTCCACTTCGCTATAACGTCCGGCTTCAACATCCTGACGCATTGAAGGTTTTCCTTCCGGGCTTAATTGGCTGAGGACCCCTAACCAATAATCCAGATCAGCTTCGCTTAAGTCAATGTCCTCTTTTTCCGCTAAGACAATGACCTCTCTCATCGCTGCAATCATCGTATCCCTGGCCTGCCCTTCTCTTTGTATAACACCATAATTGCTGCCATAGACAGCCACCGCCTGGTTGACACCCACATTGAGCATCAATTTACCCCACAGGCGCTTTGGCATATCAGTATCAACGAGATAAGGGAATTCCATCTTCGCAAAAAAGTCTGCCACTCTTTTAACCTTAGATGAGCTGCTTCCGGGCTCCCGATCGCCAAAACAAAGAAAACCCATATGGGCATAAGTCAATCTATTCCCCTCTTTGACCGCATCCATTCCCTGGGCAACAGAGTATAAGACTTTGTCGTGGCCATAAATCTGACTAATCCTAGCCTCACTGGTAATCCCATTTAAAGCAGACAAAATAAGAGTATTTTTCCCCACTTGATTCTTGACTGCCCGGATAGCATCTTCCAACCCACTGTGCTTTACCGTAAATAGAACCAGATCTGCCGGTGAGGTCTTTTCCTCCGGCGTCACATAGTGGAACTCACACTGTTGCCCATTACAAAAAATCGAATCCTTTATATATCTATCTATTCTCTGCTGATCGGCAATAATTCTTAAGTCAGCCTGGGGCATTTTCTTTGCAAGATGACTTCCATACAATATTCCCATAGCACCTAAGCCGATAATTGCTACCGTTTTGATCTCCATATCCCGCTCAATCCCCCACTAACTATTCTTTAAAGTCCCTATTTCTTATATAGATGAACCTCAAATACAGTATACCATTGGTACTCTGTGTATTTGTAGCCCATTAATCACTTTGAAGCAGGCGTAGGGGTAGTACCAGCCCCAGAGCTTCTTGCTCAAATTGTTTTTTCTAGAAGGATAAAATCGGACACGAATCCGATTTTGCAATTCCATAACTATGCTTACAGAGTACTACATACAGAACGTATGTTCGATATGATTTGGCTAAAGGTAATCGCAAGAAAATAGACTTTGCAGGCCAAATTTCCAAACGTTTGGAAATTTGGCCTGCAAAATCTATTCTCTTACCTGGCAACACGGAAGGCGGACGAGCCTTTCGCCACGCGTCGTCCACGGACGAAGGCTCCTGTCTCGTGGATATTACTTTCCCAGGCGCCCCACAGCATCATGCACTTTAGTTTTCACGCAGTGAAAAGCAAAGAGACCATCTACTACAGACGGTCTCTTCACTCTACCTACCTGGCAACGACTTACTTTCCCAGGACCCTGCGGTCCAAGTATCATCAGCCCTGAAGGTCTTAACTTCCGTGTTCGGGATGGGAACGGGTGGTACCCCTCCGGTATAGTCACCAGATCTTTATGTGGTTATCTTTGAGTGAACTTCCTGTTCCCTCAAAACTACACAGAGTTTTCTTCACTGTAATTAAGCGTCCATCTTTCCTCACCTTAGTCTTGAGCCCCTCAGTGAGGTGACCTTTCCATGACCTTACGTTAGGTCAAGCCCTCGACCGATTAGTACCCGTCCGCTCCATGCGTCGCCGCACTTCCACTCCGGGCCTATCTACCTGATCATCTTTCAGGGGTCTTACCAGCTTACGCTGTGGGAAATCTCATCTTGAGGCCGGCTTCGCGCTTAGATGCTTTCAGCGCTTATCCGATCCGGATATAGCTACCCAGCACTGCCTCTGGCGAGACAACTGGTACACCAGTGATCCGTCCAACCCGGTCCTCTCGTACTAGGGTCAGTTCCTCTCAAATTTCCTGCGCCTGCGACGGATAGGGACCGAACTGTCTCACGACGTTCTGAACCCAGCTCACGTACCGCTTTAATGGGCGAACAGCCCAACCCTTGGGACCTACTACAGCCCCAGGATGCGATGAGCCGACATCGAGGTGCCAAACCTCCCCGTCGATATGGACTCTTGGGGGAGATAAGCCTGTTATCCCCAGGGTAGCTTTTATCCGTTGAGCGATGGCCCTTCCACTCGGTACCACCGGATCACTAAGCCCGACTTTCGTCCCTGCTCGACTTGTTGGTCTCGCAGTCAAGCTCCCTTGTGCCTTTACACTCTTCGCGCGATTTCCATCCGCGCTGAGGGAACCTTTGGGCGCCTCCGTTACTCTTTAGGAGGCGACCGCCCCAGTCAAACTGCCCACCTGACACGGTCCCCAACCCCGATTCAGGGGCCTAGGTTAGAACTTCAGTACAAAAAGAGTGGTATCCCACCTGTGACTCCACCAAGGCTGGCGCCCTAGCTTCTTAGTCTCCCACCTATCCTGTACATTTCATACCAAAGTCCAATGTCAAGCTACAGTAAAGCTCCATGGGGTCTTTCTGTCCTGTCGCAGGTAACCCGCATCTTCACGGGTATTACAATTTCGCCGAGTCCCTCGTTGAGACAGTGTCCAGATCGTTACGCCTTTCGTGCGGGTCAGAACTTACCTGACAAGGAATTTCGCTACCTTAGGACCGTTATAGTTACGGCCGCCGTTTACTGGGGCTTCAATTCAAAGCTTCGCTCTTTCGGGCTAACCTCTCCTCTTAACCTTCCAGCACCGGGCAGGCGTCAGCTCCTATACTTCTCTTTTCAGATTGGCAGGAACCTGTGTTTTTGATAAACAGTCGCCTGGACCTCTTCTCTGCGGCTCTATCTCTAGAGCACCCCTTCTCCCGAAGTTACGGGGTCATTTTGCCGAGTTCCTTAACGAGGGTTTTCTCGCGCGCCTTAGGATTCTCTCCTTACCTACCTGTGTCGGTTTACGGTACGGGCACTAAGTAAGCTCGCTAGAGGCTTTTCTTGACAGCTTGGAGTCGGTTACTTCGCTACTTATTTCGCTCCCCATCACCTTTTAGGTTTATTCGCGAGACGGATTTGCCTATCTCACACCCTACGGGCTTGGGCGTGCTCAACCAACGGCACGCTTAACCTATCCTTCTGTGTCACCCCATCGCTCAAACGCTTCTCAGTGGTACTGGAATCTCAACCAGTTGTCCATCGCCTACGCTTTACGCCTCGGCTTAGGTCCCGACTTACCCTGGGCGGACGAGCCTTCCCCAGGAATCCTTAGGTTTTCGGCGGGTGAGATTCTCACTCACCTTTTCGCATACTCATACCGGCATTCTCACTTCTATTCACTCCACCAGACCTCACAGTCTGACTTCGCTGCGAATAGAACGCTCCCCTACCCCTGGAACGGAATTATTAAACCCTTAGCTTTTCTTGAGCCCCTTGAGGACATTTGGAAATTTTGCTTTCATTCAAGCCTTTGTCTTCCTCATTGGAAGCAAAATTCCTCATGCAACTTCCCTTAGTGCTCCTTTTCTAAAGACTTAATAATTCCGTTCCAAGCCATAGCTTCGGTGATACGCTTGAGCCCCGTTACATTTTCGGCGCAGAACCACTCGACCAGTGAGCTATTACGCACTCTTTAAATGGTGGCTGCTTCTGAGCCAACATCCTGGTTGTCTATGCAATTCCACATCCTTTTCCACTTAGCGTATACTTGGGGACCTTAGCTGATGGTCTGGGCTGTTTCCCTTTTGACTATGAAGCTTATCCCCCACAGTCTGACTCCCAATCTAAATTCTTGGCATTCTGAGTTTGATAAGGTTCGGTAACCCGGTAAGGCCCCTAGCCTATTCAGTGCTTTACCGCCAAGAATCATTAATTGAGGCTAGCCCTAAAGCTATTTCGGGGAGAACCAGCTATCTCCGTGTTCGATTGGAATTTCTCCCCTACCCACAGCTCATCCCCTGTCTTTTCAACGACAGTGAGTTCGGGCCTCCAGTGGGTTTTACCCCACCTTCACCCTGTCCATGGGTAGATCACACGGTTTCGGGTCTACAGCATGTAACTCATCGCCCTCTTCAGACTCGCTTTCGCTTCGGCTCCGACTTCTCGTCTTAACCTTGCTACATACCGTAACTCGCCGGTTCATTCTACAAAAGGCACGCCATCACACCTTTATGGTGCTTTGACTGCTTGTAAGCGTACGGTTTCAGGTTCTCTTTCACTCCCCTCCCGGGGTGCTTTTCACCTTTCCCTCACGGTACTGGTTCGCTATCGGTCGCTAAGGAGTATTTAGCCTTGGGAGGTGGTCCTCCCAGCTTCCCACGGGGTTTCACGTGTCCCGCGGTACTCAGGATACCCTCACAGTCTTTCTCTCTTTCGCCTACAGGAGTGTTACCTTCTTTGCTCGGCCTTTCCAGACCTCTTCAACTAGAGATACAGACTTAATAGAGGGTCCTACAACCCCAACCCCCGAAGGGATTGGTTTGGGCTGTTCCCGTTTCGCTCGCCGCTACTCAGGGAATCGATTATTCTTTCTCTTCCTCCGGGTACTTAGATGTTTCAGTTCCCCGGGTTGTCTTCTGCAACCTATGGATTCAGTTACAGATATCCAGATATGACTCTGGATGGGTTGCCCCATTCGGATATCCACGGATCAAGGCATGCTTACTGCTCCCCGTGGCGTTTCGCCGCTCGCCGCGTCCTTCTTCGACTCTTAGCGCCTAGGCATCCACCGTACGCCCTTAGTAGCTTGACCAAACGTTTTTTGCCGCCACTTCTAGGTTTTAGATGTTATCCTAATTACAGTTTTCTTCTTCTCTGTGCAGTTTTCAAAGAACATAATAAACATTAGAGAAACCAGATATATTATGGTGGAGGTAAGCGGGATCGAACCGCTGACCCCCTGCTTGCAAGGCAGGTGCTCTCCCAGCTGAGCTATACCCCCACAATATTAATCTTTTATGGTGGGCCTAGGTGGACTCGAACCACCGACCTCACGCTTATCAGGCGTGCGCTCTAACCAGCTGAGCTATAAGCCCATAGAAGACTTTATGGTCCCTCAAAACTAAACAACAAGTTAGCTTTTAACTTCAACAGCTTCATTTCTCATACTTTACGGATTGCTCCGTTTTGCCTCTTCGGCTTTCAGAAGTCTCTTAAGACTTCTCCAACTTTGAATCGTTTCACTTCATTGCTTCCATGACGTCCTTCAAAGCATCGACCTTAGGATATGCTCACTACCAGAGTGAAACCATGTCTCCTTAGAAAGGAGGTGATCCAGCCGCACCTTCCGATACGGCTACCTTGTTACGACTTCACCCCAATCATCGGCCCCACCTTCGACGGCTAGCTCCCAAAAGGGTTACCTCACCGGCTTCGGGTGTTGCAGACTTTCGTGGTGTGACGGGCGGTGTGTACAAGGCCCGGGAACGTATTCACCGCAGTATGCTGACCTGCGATTACTAGCGATTCCGACTTCATGTTCTCGAGTTGCAGAGAACAATCCGAACTGAGACCAGCTTTCTCGGATTTGCTCCACCTCACGGCTTCGCTTCCGTCTGTACTGGCCATTGTAGCACGTGTGTAGCCCAAGACATAAGGGGCATGATGATTTGACGTCATCCCCACCTTCCTCCGGTTTGTCACCGGCAGTCTGTCTAGAGTGCCCAACCTTACTTGCTGGCAACTAAACATAGGGGTTGCGCTCGTTGCGGGACTTAACCCAACATCTCACGACACGAGCTGACGACAACCATGCACCACCTGTCTCATAGCTCCCCGAAGGGCACTCCCATGTTTCCACGGGATTCTATGGATGTCAAGCCTTGGTAAGGT
Coding sequences within it:
- a CDS encoding ketopantoate reductase family protein, translated to MEIKTVAIIGLGAMGILYGSHLAKKMPQADLRIIADQQRIDRYIKDSIFCNGQQCEFHYVTPEEKTSPADLVLFTVKHSGLEDAIRAVKNQVGKNTLILSALNGITSEARISQIYGHDKVLYSVAQGMDAVKEGNRLTYAHMGFLCFGDREPGSSSSKVKRVADFFAKMEFPYLVDTDMPKRLWGKLMLNVGVNQAVAVYGSNYGVIQREGQARDTMIAAMREVIVLAEKEDIDLSEADLDYWLGVLSQLSPEGKPSMRQDVEAGRYSEVELFAGTVIELGKKYGITTPVNQSLYDQIKAVEVGY